The proteins below come from a single Gossypium raimondii isolate GPD5lz chromosome 2, ASM2569854v1, whole genome shotgun sequence genomic window:
- the LOC105788037 gene encoding CASP-like protein 3A2, whose product MMNGHKTEPAPPPPPPPPSATPRQLTEAKVMAEENGRQGEPCVRSKTGGTLTKGNVVVLTLRLLCMATSVTAMSFMVTARQVSAASFYGFQLQLHSKWSFSYSFEYLVGVTATATAYSLLQLLIAGSRLLVKKSPVIPSRNQAWLVFAGDQILAYAMMSAGSAASGVANLNRTGIRHTALPNFCKSLDSFCDHVTVSIAFTFFSCVMYAAAAVQDVIWLSTH is encoded by the exons ATGATGAATGGCCACAAAACAGAGCCGGCACCGCCACCACCACCTCCACCGCCATCTGCAACGCCGAGGCAGCTGACGGAGGCCAAGGTGATGGCGGAGGAGAATGGTCGGCAAGGTGAGCCCTGTGTAAGGTCCAAGACTGGAGGAACCTTGACGAAAGGGAATGTGGTGGTGCTGACACTCCGGCTGTTGTGCATGGCTACTTCAGTTACAGCCATGTCGTTCATGGTCACCGCCCGTCAGGTTAGCGCTGCTTCCTTCTATGGATTTCAGCTCCAGCTCCACTCCAAATGGTCTTTCTCTTACTCCTTTGA ATATCTTGTTGGAGTAACAGCGACTGCAACAGCTTACTCTTTGCTCCAATTACTCATTGCCGGCTCAAGGCTACTAGTGAAGAAATCTCCAGTGATTCCCTCAAGAAACCAAGCATGGCTTGTTTTTGCTGGAGATCAG ATATTGGCATATGCAATGATGAGTGCTGGATCGGCAGCATCGGGTGTAGCCAACCTGAACCGAACCGGAATCCGACACACAGCGTTGCCCAATTTTTGCAAGTCATTGGATAGCTTCTGCGATCATGTTACCGTCTCAATAGCCTTCACTTTCTTCAGCTGTGTTATGTACGCTGCCGCCGCTGTTCAGGATGTAATCTGGCTCTCCACCCATTGA